From the Schistocerca piceifrons isolate TAMUIC-IGC-003096 chromosome 2, iqSchPice1.1, whole genome shotgun sequence genome, the window gagggaagcgtggagggtaaaaatcgtagagggagaccaagagatgaatacactaaacagattcagaaggatgtaggttgcagtaggtattgggagatgaagaagcttgcacagatagagtagcatggagagctgcattaaaccagtctcaggactgaagaccgcaacaacaacggtAGTTTATGTAAAACGATTGGAATATGAATTTAGTGATAATAGTGGATACTGTTTCTTGGACGTTTAGTTTTACTTTATTTCATATCCTTATGCAAATATGATTAGTTTTTGATGTATAGGAAAACTGATAACAATTTCATCGATTTGTGATATTAAATACTTTTTATTCGTTGTACACACAAATTCAAGAGCAACATACGTCAACCAAAAAGCAGCACTGTTTGTTAGACACCATGGTTAATGAGGTACATTCAGTCTATCACGTTTCAGTTCGTTAGCTTCATTTGCTGGATTTTCTTTTGAAAGTCATTGCTAAATGTGAACTACATAGTACTACAATCAATTttatgaaacaatttctttgtgtgtgaaacgGAGAAGCTATATTTCAACATTACATTGTTACATTTGTTGATATCAGTGTAGTCATCTATTATATTCGTTCTTTGGTTTCACAGGTGGATAGCAGTACCACATACCATGGCTCGCTGTAGGAAACTGTCACTTGTGATGCCCATGTCACTGCGAAAAATGAGGGGCTTCATCATGTCATTAATATGGCGTCATTCGTTGACTAACAGCTAGTCGAAAGATACTGACGGGAACTGGACCAATCCTGCACACCTCCTGATTTTGTTAGCGCAGTGATGCATCGAGTGAACCACCCAAAACCGTATCAATTGTCCCGCAATTACTGGCGAACTCACTTGCATCGCTTTATGAGGTCGTGGATCACTTGCTAACGAGTTATCAGATGCGGGTAGCCAGCCAATATCAGCACGTTGAACTTGAGCTGTCTTGAAGTTTATTATCATAAATTATATTTGAATTCAAAACCAGATTCTAAAGTAGGCGTAGAGACGCAATGGACGTGCACGTTTACATAACACTACGACAGTACACCAGATTCAGCGTGTTTACTTGTGAGACGATATTCCGCAAAACACAAGTGCTAAACCTTGGTAGCGTCGTTAGTCGGCATGCTTTGTAGGGAAATGTCTGGGAGGCATCAGTAGTTCGAACTGAGACGAGCAGTTTGTGAGTGATCCTAGTTGTAGGAGTGTCGCACGAGCAGCCACACACTGCAGGTGATGGTCATCAGTTTAAGAGCCGACGTCGCCTCCGCGCCGGACAGCGAAAAGGTTCCCTCCACCGCGAGGTCAAGGTAAGGCACTTTGGCATTGAATTCCACGTACTCGCAGCAGTAAGCCCGGCCGGCCGTCTGGTTGGTCGGTTTCCAGTGCAGCCAGTTCACTCTGCAGGAGTCCTGCTTACATAATCTGTACTCTTCTGGAAGCTTACTGGAACTGAGGTAGGGATTGTTTACGCCCACGAACACAATCGCCCGCTTAGATTTCGGCTCGTAGACGACCTTCCAGAAGAGCTTAGGCACCGGCACCTTCCTCCCCGACGTGCCTACGTATAAGTAGATGTCCGTCTGGTTGCCGTTCTTGTCCGCGAGTTGCAGTGTACCGTAAGTGCCTGTGTACACCTCAAGGTCGAAGTTGTTCTTGCTGGCGAAGTCGCGCACGTCCAGCTCCAGCTGGTTCCAGTTGCCGGAGTTGAAGGCGTACCACTGTGGGGCCGAGTTGGCGTAGTGGAAGGTCGCCGACTGCTGCACACCGAGCCCAAAGTCCGCCTTGGCGGCCAGGTGTCCTCTGCTGAGGTAGTTCTTGCTCAAGTTATCGGGGGTGGCACCTAGCAGATTCACGAGGGTGTCCCGCTGAGTCCTGTACTGGTTTGACATGTCCACTGAGCCGTACAGTTGGCCCTGCTGCCATTGATCGGGTCTGGGGAAGGAGGCCTGGAAGCCCTTGATGCCGGCGACGACGGTGGCATTTGTGTACAACGGTGTCAGCTTCTCCGTGTCGAAGCACACTTCGTACAGTTTGTAGAACTCCTCCTCCACCGTGAAGCCGATCTGTACCTGTTTCGAAGACGTTTATCACATTACTTAAGGTTCAAAAGCatttaaaaaaagaattctgtaTTACACAATGGCTTAATTTATCTACTCAGGCACATCAAAGAGCTCAGTATCAGAACTATACAGACATTAGATGAAAGTAAACTAAGATAGTTAGTTAGTTGATTAGTTACGTGTAGACTTCATCAGACCAAAGGGCTCAGTTTCAGAACTATACAGACTGTGGGGCACAgtaaactaacaaggggaggccgccaattgtgaaattcagaaccgattcatactgcgcataataaaagctcatgggcaGAGGTGTAAtggggcaaagcaccaagatgcacttctcagccgttctcgagaaaatcgacagttaaaagaaaccgttgcggtgaaatactctctacgattagtaattttctacagcttggtggtgcagcggtaagcgctcgggttcgtaatccgaaggtcgccggatcgaatctcgctccacgcaacttttttttagtatttgttttttgtaattcatatatatatataatctccaggCAATCAGttccaacaattatgcatataataagttgttgaaagtagcttgtcgtggaaaaactggcgacttcgaacatcattatgttttccgcaaacaaagttgtatttcacaaatgttattaattgtcttcataatgttaaccacgtatagttaacggaagacgtagaaaccaatacgtatagcgtaagtcaaaccttcgaattagaatagaccccacgaacttgctgtggcaggtatgaaatataaactccgttactcgctcgttacacttgaaggacagatgttgaatgggccgaaacgagccaccccataaaagcgtagttgcctgctaacttcgaaagaaggtagatacggtccctagcgcaacttataacatcgtcgaaaatcggtgcggacgggacagctttggtacattctgttaaacaaacggaaaaatggaggcggtagaattggagagcgatccgccttcagcaacatgcataagcaattcattcaaatatatatatatttgaattgcaaaaaactaataacaaaaaaaatattgcatggcgcgagattcgatccggcgaccttcggattacgaaccccagcgcttaccgctgcgctatgacgctgtagaaaatcattaatggtagagagtatttcaccgcaacggtttcttttaactgtcgattttctcgagaacggctgagaagtgcattttggtgctttgccacattacacctctggccatgagcttttattgtgcgcagtatgaatcgaatctgaatttcacaattggcggcctccccttgtaagatagtTATTTAGTTGACTAGTTACATGTATAATGAGACTTCATCACACATAATGAGTATTGCAGTGCCCTATAACGTACAGAATAGAATACACTGGGTTTTCCTAAATTTAAGAGAGACCGCCTGCGGATAACCGGTCAATAACAATTCCAAACTTATTATTTGCAGTCTAACAGCTGCATTATGCAATACACAACTGTAACAGTATATTTTATTACAGACGGTCGATTTCGGCCTTAAATCCGACCATCATAGAGTCCAGAAACCATCCCAGCTATGCATTTCCGTTATTGGAATAACAAATGTACATTGCTCCGCCACGAACATTAGTTGCACAtaaacagccgcgcggagtggccgtgtggtttgaggcgaaatgtcacggattgcgaggcccctcccgccagaggttcgagtcctccctcggacatgagtgtgtgtgtgttattagcataagttagtttaagttagcatacgtagtgtgtaagtttagggaccgatgacctcagcagtttgatcccttaagaatgcacacacatttgaacattttttagtttGTGTAATGACACAAACTCTATGAGGTTGAATGGACATAATGGTACATATATATAGCTACTATGAGTGATGGAACAATTCACATCCTATAATTGTCATTCTAGTTACGCAAATGCAAAGCTGAGATGGTTTCTGGACTCGATGACGATCCGATCCTTGACCGATCGTCTCTAACGAAATACACTGTTACGCCTGTGAACTGCGTGATATAGTCCTTAACGTGCATTAAAGCTGTGCAACGCCACATCcataaaatatttgtaatattatTTACAGTTATATTTGTCATGTATGTAGGAAAAATTCCATCTTTGGCAAATAACCAAGCACGTTACTCCTATTCAAGTTAGGCATCATTAGTGGTCTATAATATAAACAAAATAACttaattatacatattttgttGGATCtgtagccatcctgatttaaaatGTTTCACTATTTACAAGCATATAGTTTTTTCTATCCTTTTCACTTATCCATTTGTTCTTCTGTAGGCACTAGATGAAAATCTCCAGTGTATAGGTCACTTTTATAAATCACAACACATAAGCTATCCCCTTGCCCACTGCACATGTCTTGCTCACTAGCTATAGAGTGGCTGAGAGATCATGAGAGCTGTAGAGCAGAGGGTGTCCAACTAACTGCATGTGGCGCAAAGAAAGTGTCATTGGGGCCCAAGAATTAAGCACCTGTCACACgaccaataaaataattaaaaaattaaagttacAACAAATTCGATATCTTCTATTTTAAACTCTCTCTCTATACGATGCTATTCTCTTATCGAGCcatatcattttttttttcctctctgcaGTTATTGTTAGTGCTAAGCATATTATGCGCAAcccaaaaatactcgtcttcttccaatGTGGCATAGGTGAGATAAAAGGTTGGACAAACTTGCTATAGAAGGTAGGAGTGGAGCAGGGTGTTGGGTATTGGGACGGAGGGAGGGGGTGCAATGAGGACATTCAgtatgcatgtgtgtgtctgtctttTTTGTATATTTGTTTCCTTGTCTCTTTCATTTCTTTTGTAGTATGTTATGAACTAATGGGAATACTGTACTCCTGCTGTTGCTTTTTTATACACAGCTCCCTGCAATGGAACTCTATTCTTCGTCCTCAAGGAACTATCAGGCAACACCAacctgcaaacacacacacaaacaaacatacacacgaaactaaataattaaacaaaaccCACAGACCTTCAGCTACTtagatgcacacgcacacacacacacacacacacacacacacacacacacacacacacacatacacatacacatacaatggCAAATACACCTGACAAAAATTCAAACCTCCCGCCCAGAAAACGTTCAGCTGTTTCCCTGACCTCCGTCTTGTATTTGCAGTTTGTAAACAGTGACACTGTAAGTCACGTAGTGCAGTTTTTCGTATTAAGATAATTGGGAACCAGAAAAAATAAGGGAAACGTATTACAAAGACAGATACAAACATGCACTCTTCCTCATAGAATTAATTAACGTTAGGCCTAAGCACAAAATCCCCAGCCGTACAATTTCGAAATATATAACTTTTCTGCATTATGCTCTATAACATTGCAGAtgaaaaactgtgaaataaaaaaagtataatgcaaaacataaaaaaacatggaAACGACAGCATGTGGTAGCAATGTACAGTCTTAGATGTAAAAACTGACCGCAGGCCAGTCGCCACTGAGACTAAGTCccagtcgttcacttaaggtgaccaataaaaccgaccgcccctgacaacggCCATCTAcataatctggcaacactgtaagatgcggaagtgtcaggcgGAAgtattgtctacttccgagatctTCTTAGTGTGTGTGAGCCTGCGGTTTTGCGGTGccagcacggcagctcagcgtgttcggtcagagggtttagctaccctctgtaataaaaaactgagtgaacgaataaacgaacaacctgaacaggcgtcatcggacgtccgccacgaacagtctagaacaaaatgtcaaaaaaaaaaggTAGCCCTTGTGCATTTTAAACTTGTGGCGTGTTCGCGGCCGACTGTGTCTCctttcattttacatttttttttttttaccacacttCGGCCCTCGGCTAAAGTTATCAGTCTGATTGAACATAGAAGATAATTCGCTTtatactgcgccggccgcggtgattcagaggttctaggcgctaatataattgcgtaggcttccgcggcgaGAGTCAGTcgatataaaagttttctgggtttgcaATGCTACTGTCATCGTAGACACCTTGCAGTACgaagacaagatgaaagaattattaaatgatcccATCTACAAAGAACTAAGGGTGGAACCTACGGCGAAGATGATTCGAAAGACGCAGGCCGCGATTAAGGACTCGAGAATTGACGCTGACACAGCCAAGGGTCTTATTCCCAGAGTACCAGTCTCTCCTAGAATTTATGGTGTTccaaagatacataaggaaagTTTTCCTTTGAGGCCAATAGTGAATGCGATCAATTCGCCTACTATGGCAAAGTACCTAGCCTGCAAACTAAGACGTCTAGTTGGCAAGACGGACTCTTGTGTGAAGAACTCGACACACTTTATAGAACGcctaaagggagaaacaattttacctacggacatcatggtcagctttgacgtgaaaTCACTATTTACGAACGTGCCACTAGATGAAACTATCCGTATCCTTCAGGAGCTTGTCCCGCCAGACATATGCGacctggttgagttgtgcctgaccaacttacttcaaatggcaaggaaaatactacgagcagacagacggcgtagcaatggggtctcccctgtctccgctggcagccgacatattcatggaagcctttgacgcaacggccctcggttcagctcctttacgcCCAAGTTGCTGATTCCGATACGTGGACGACtcgttcgctatatggcctcatggtgaaacggaactacacaagtttcacgaatatttgaacaatGTGCACAGGAAGATACAGTTCAAgctggaagtagaaaagaatggtgctattccatttctagacgtcgaagtgtacaggagaacggagggcacactggggcacagagtatatcgcaagcctacacatacagaccGGTATCTGTActcccaatcctaccaccacccagcgcagaagaactctgacatccgctctttggcaatccgtgcgcagcgcctaagtgatgctcaaaacatcacacctgagcttaaaaggttacgcacaatgattctagccaatggctacagccataagtcgataaacacagccaTGTCGACGAACACAATcaagaaagataagcaagaaatagacaaactgcagccagcaGTGCGTTTACCCTACGTGAAAaacgttactgaccgaataggcaaacacattcgccgcgttggggtgcagcctgtcttctatagtcgtcgtaggatccaggacgtgctaggccccatcttggctgccagtaaTCAGAGGCCAagagaccgcactgtcaacacgaggcacgagcactaccggcgagtaactgccgccgcgcggccgatgtccagcagttggtaaacagcagcaaagttctcattcgacggtgaccaccaatcatggtacataacacaagagccaatagacaacggaggtcacgttctccctccaacgcaataacctattaaaataaagttccctctccttcttccttaagagaCCAATGAAACCAACTACTTTTCAAAATTTGACGTAATGGCATgtgcagtgaacactaacaacaaaatataaaagacactgcatagctagggcgcaccattagacccagatgAAGGCCGCTGCAGTcgtggccgaaacattggttttCCTCCAgaagcagtagtttttacattatgatgcggtaccaaacccagaaaacttttatgtcgaggttctaggcgcttcagtccggaaccacggggctgctacggccgcaggttcgaatcctgcctcgggcatgggtgtgcgtgatgtccttaggttagttaggtttacgtagttctatgtctaggggactgatgacctcagatgttaagtcccatagtgcttagagccatttgaaccatttgaacgtaaccctaacaaactcaaatcaAATGCAAAtgacgttcaaagttgatttttcAAAAGGGCCAGTCATAATGCACGCTCAGTGGAATCTAGGGTCAAGAGGTGGTGTTATCACACTGATTGAGGATGGATATCACTGCTCGTCTGAAGCTG encodes:
- the LOC124775736 gene encoding uncharacterized protein LOC124775736; the protein is MYVKKQQGFAECSVNVNSPNFPSPQPLLLNPNADKDLSSFLAPDARGDIVVSEGTQLLFACPDSGFKLIDAQTLNATCVSGTVFSVDGTAYTISALACKKLPSVSAVDTSAQCDVNNVNAVKVQIGFTVEEEFYKLYEVCFDTEKLTPLYTNATVVAGIKGFQASFPRPDQWQQGQLYGSVDMSNQYRTQRDTLVNLLGATPDNLSKNYLSRGHLAAKADFGLGVQQSATFHYANSAPQWYAFNSGNWNQLELDVRDFASKNNFDLEVYTGTYGTLQLADKNGNQTDIYLYVGTSGRKVPVPKLFWKVVYEPKSKRAIVFVGVNNPYLSSSKLPEEYRLCKQDSCRVNWLHWKPTNQTAGRAYCCEYVEFNAKVPYLDLAVEGTFSLSGAEATSALKLMTITCSVWLLAEESYLQKSLEEALDVNSLMRTMIAKQHFELRPVILIRRTYRTKKRKKYRGEYAAM